The Cryptococcus tetragattii IND107 chromosome 9, whole genome shotgun sequence nucleotide sequence TCGTCGACTAGCCCGTCGagcctccacttcctcgTTGTGCTTCTTTTCCGACAGTCTAGCTCTAAGAATTTCCCAAGCCCACGTTCGGTTCTATCGACCATTATCAGGAATTGTTACTTCCTAATGGGTAAAGAAACCTACTTGATGTTGACTACGAGAATCTTGCATGGAGACAGTGATACCGGTGGGCATATGGGTCAATCGCACAGCAGACTCAGTACGATTGACATGTTGACCGCCTGCACCTCTTGCCCGCATAACATCAATTCTGACGTCTTTAGGATCCACCAAGGGAGCCTCGGCGGTATCCGGATACATCGGCAGTACCTTCAAGTAGATTAGCTTATGGACAAATGCAAAGATCACAGACATACGATGACAGCGACCGTAGAGGTATGTATTCTACCCTGAGTCTCATTCGCCGGCACCCTCTGTATTCTATGCACCCCTTTCTCCCATTGCAACGCCCCATAAAcctccattccttcttcagcatATTGCGGCGCCTCAAACTTGACCGTCATTTCTCTTATCCCACCACCGCCTTTCCCCCCCGTTCCTTCTACCCGACTTatttcttccactttccagCCCCTATTAGTCGCAAAACGGAGGTACATTCTTGCAAGGTCTTCAGTACATAATGCTGATTCGAGCCCGCCGACACCAGCATTGAGGGACATCACTACAGGCAGTGAAGCGGTAGATGAAGGCGGGAGAAGGACAGTGGGGAAAGTGGAAATAATCAAAGTGTCGAGCTCGGTGCAAAGTGAAGCATGTTCAGTTTCGAACATCTCGCGAAGAGCGGGGTCGGAATCTTCAAGGAAAGGCTTCATGTCGATAATGGACTGAGTTTGAATGTGAGCAATCATTAATCAAGCGGAATTTGAGTGAGAAGCCGCACCTGTTTGAGCCAAAGATACCTATTCCAGACTTCAACTAAAGGCGCAAGTTCTTTTTGCACTCTTGCTCTTTCGATTTGGCCCTTGACATCTACGTCTGTTGCTTTCGCTTCCTACAATTTCATGTTTTGATTAGATTGACACACAGCTTGAAGTCACATATCACCCTTACGTCTTCCATGACCTTTTTGTAGACATTGACTCTGGCTTCAGCAGCTTCAATCAACTTTGTATGCGTCTCCTCGGTTTCAGTGGCCCATTTACTCAGGCTGACAGAAG carries:
- a CDS encoding peptide chain release factor 1, which codes for MLVPSKARQALCLASIHARYLSRSNSSAHQCPCGCSKFQPGLSSFLSRRQLSSVAFQNGRAVTLEQNARYAGPKRRYASVSLSKWATETEETHTKLIEAAEARVNVYKKVMEDEAKATDVDVKGQIERARVQKELAPLVEVWNRYLWLKQSIIDMKPFLEDSDPALREMFETEHASLCTELDTLIISTFPTVLLPPSSTASLPVVMSLNAGVGGLESALCTEDLARMYLRFATNRGWKVEEISRVEGTGGKGGGGIREMTVKFEAPQYAEEGMEVYGALQWEKGVHRIQRVPANETQGRIHTSTVAVIVLPMYPDTAEAPLVDPKDVRIDVMRARGAGGQHVNRTESAVRLTHMPTGITVSMQDSRSQHQNRTWAWEILRARLSEKKHNEEVEARRASRRDQVKGADRSDKIRTYNFNQDRLTDHRFGITLTGLQRVLDGEGLEDVIAMMKKDVDERRLEALLEGEEDLDY